A genome region from Streptomyces antimycoticus includes the following:
- a CDS encoding RNA polymerase sigma factor, with translation MQTQTLTDAALAASPHPVSTRPPGAAPVAPAVPEDPADLAPEGAPESDQDAAPDAMADLAADPDPDGSPEAESVEPVEPVEPVEPVEPVESVDTVVEPIEPIEPPARADTSGPSADLFRQYLREIGRIPLLSAVEEVELARRVEAGLFAEEKLGNTPDLDSQLAVDLDRLVVLGRMAKRRLIEANLRLVVSVAKRYIGRGLTMLDLVQEGNLGLIRAVEKFDYARGYKFSTYATWWIRQAMSRALADQARTIRVPVHVVELINRVVRVQRRMLQERGYEPTPEEVAAHLDLLPERVSEVLRLAQEPVSLHAPVGEEDDVALGDLIEDGDAASPVESAAFLLLREHLEAVLSTLGERERKVVQLRYGLADGRPRTLEEIGRIFGVTRERIRQIESKTLNKLRDHAFADQLRGYLD, from the coding sequence GTGCAGACCCAGACCCTCACCGACGCGGCCCTCGCGGCCTCGCCGCACCCCGTGTCCACCCGCCCGCCCGGCGCCGCACCGGTAGCGCCGGCCGTGCCCGAGGACCCGGCGGACCTCGCCCCGGAGGGTGCACCGGAGAGCGACCAGGACGCCGCACCGGACGCCATGGCCGACCTGGCTGCCGACCCCGACCCCGACGGCTCCCCCGAAGCGGAATCCGTCGAGCCGGTCGAGCCGGTCGAGCCGGTCGAGCCGGTCGAGCCGGTCGAGAGCGTCGATACCGTCGTAGAGCCCATCGAGCCGATCGAGCCGCCCGCCCGCGCCGACACCAGCGGCCCCTCCGCCGACCTCTTCCGCCAGTACCTCCGCGAGATCGGGCGGATACCGCTGCTCTCCGCGGTCGAGGAGGTCGAGCTGGCCCGCCGCGTCGAGGCGGGTCTCTTCGCCGAGGAGAAGCTCGGCAACACCCCCGACCTCGACTCCCAACTCGCCGTGGACCTCGACCGGTTGGTGGTCCTGGGCCGGATGGCCAAGCGACGGCTGATCGAGGCCAACCTCCGCCTCGTCGTCTCCGTGGCCAAGCGCTATATCGGCCGCGGCCTGACCATGCTCGACCTGGTCCAGGAGGGCAACCTCGGCCTGATCCGCGCGGTCGAGAAGTTCGACTACGCCCGTGGGTACAAGTTCTCCACGTACGCCACCTGGTGGATCCGCCAGGCCATGTCCCGCGCCCTGGCCGACCAGGCCCGGACGATCCGGGTCCCGGTGCATGTCGTCGAGCTGATCAACCGGGTGGTCCGGGTCCAACGCCGGATGCTCCAGGAGCGCGGCTACGAACCCACTCCCGAGGAGGTCGCCGCCCATCTCGACCTCCTCCCGGAGCGGGTGAGCGAGGTGCTGCGGCTGGCCCAGGAGCCGGTGTCGCTCCACGCCCCGGTGGGCGAGGAGGACGATGTGGCCCTCGGCGACCTCATCGAGGACGGCGACGCGGCCTCACCCGTGGAGTCCGCGGCCTTCCTGCTGCTCCGCGAGCACCTGGAGGCCGTGCTGTCGACGCTCGGCGAGCGCGAACGCAAGGTGGTGCAGTTGCGGTACGGACTGGCCGACGGCCGCCCCCGCACGCTGGAGGAGATCGGCCGGATCTTCGGGGTGACGCGGGAGCGGATCCGCCAGATCGAGTCGAAGACGCTCAACAAGCTCCGCGACCACGCCTTCGCCGATCAACTCCGCGGCTATCTGGACTAG
- a CDS encoding NAD(P)/FAD-dependent oxidoreductase — MVDAHQTFVIVGGGLAGAKAAETLRAEGFTGRVILIGDERDHPYERPPLSKGFLTGSQERDSVFVHEPAWYAQADIELHLGLPAVHLDRAAKAVTLGDGARVHYDRLLLATGAEPRRLDIPGTDLAGVHHLRRLAHAERLKGVLTTLGRDNGQLVIAGAGWIGLEVAAAARGYGAEVTIVEPEPTPLHPVLGPELGALFADLHGDHGVRFHFGARLTEITGQDGMVLAALTDDGEEHPAHSVLAAIGAAPRTALAEAAGLEVVDRAAGGGIAVDTALRTSDPDIFAAGDVASAPLGFLEGTPVRAALPPSARLRVEHWANALNGGPAAARAMLGQDVAYDRVPYFFSDQYDVGLEYSGYAPPGSYDQVLVRGDVGKRQFIAFWLNDGRLLAGMNVNVWDVTESIQRLIRGGDQLDPAALADPSVPLPSLLP; from the coding sequence GTGGTCGACGCACACCAGACATTCGTCATCGTCGGAGGGGGTCTGGCCGGGGCGAAAGCCGCGGAAACCCTGCGAGCGGAGGGCTTCACCGGGCGGGTGATCCTCATCGGTGACGAGCGCGACCACCCCTATGAGCGGCCCCCGCTGTCCAAGGGCTTCCTCACCGGCAGCCAGGAGCGCGACAGCGTCTTCGTCCATGAGCCCGCCTGGTACGCCCAGGCCGATATCGAGCTCCACCTCGGCCTGCCCGCCGTCCACCTGGACCGCGCCGCCAAGGCCGTGACGCTGGGCGACGGCGCCCGGGTCCACTACGACCGGCTGCTGCTGGCCACCGGCGCCGAGCCGCGCCGCCTCGACATCCCCGGCACCGATCTGGCCGGGGTCCACCATCTGCGCCGGCTCGCCCACGCCGAGCGGCTCAAGGGCGTCCTCACCACCCTCGGCCGGGACAACGGCCAGCTGGTCATCGCGGGCGCCGGCTGGATCGGTCTCGAAGTCGCGGCCGCCGCGCGTGGCTACGGCGCCGAGGTGACCATCGTCGAGCCCGAGCCCACCCCGCTCCACCCCGTCCTCGGCCCCGAGCTGGGCGCCCTCTTCGCCGACCTCCACGGCGACCACGGTGTCCGCTTCCACTTCGGTGCCCGCCTTACCGAGATCACCGGCCAGGACGGCATGGTGCTGGCCGCCCTCACCGACGACGGCGAGGAGCACCCCGCCCACAGCGTCCTGGCCGCCATCGGTGCCGCCCCGCGCACCGCCCTCGCCGAGGCCGCGGGCCTGGAGGTGGTGGACCGCGCGGCGGGCGGCGGCATCGCTGTCGACACCGCGCTGCGCACCAGCGACCCGGACATCTTCGCGGCGGGCGACGTCGCCTCCGCCCCGCTCGGCTTCCTCGAGGGCACCCCCGTACGGGCCGCACTGCCGCCCAGCGCCCGGCTGCGCGTCGAGCACTGGGCCAACGCCCTGAACGGCGGCCCCGCGGCGGCCCGCGCCATGCTCGGCCAGGACGTCGCGTACGACCGGGTGCCGTACTTCTTCTCCGACCAGTACGACGTCGGCCTGGAGTACTCCGGCTACGCCCCGCCCGGCTCGTACGACCAGGTGCTGGTGCGCGGCGACGTCGGCAAGCGGCAGTTCATCGCCTTCTGGCTGAACGACGGCCGTCTCCTCGCGGGCATGAACGTCAACGTCTGGGACGTCACCGAATCGATCCAACGGCTCATCCGCGGCGGCGACCAGCTCGACCCGGCGGCCCTGGCCGACCCGTCCGTACCGCTGCCCTCGCTGCTCCCGTAG
- a CDS encoding deoxyguanosinetriphosphate triphosphohydrolase: MSRSAPPEPDPAPPTGAPEADTGHVPGYAPADLERWAPEPDKRPGRTAFQRDRARVLHSAALRRLAGKTQVVPAAPAADPGPAGRALAFDATPRTRLTHSLECAQVGRELGAALGCDPDLVETACLAHDLGHPPFGHNGERVLNEIAEPCGGFEGNAQSLRLLARLEPKRFVPGLEAGEPVSVGLNLTRAALDAATKYPWPRGGHPYSPRSPKFGVYEDDLPIFAWYRQGAPDGRTTFEAQVMDWADDVAYSVHDVEDGLHAGHLDPASLLAEPERREVFAVAADRYAPGAEPRELAEALDRLLGQEWWPHRYDGSSVAQARLKDATSQLIGRFCLAAEGATRAAYGTGRFTRYHAELVVPRAARLECAVLKAVADRYVIQRADQELVRADQRVVIAELGDALIARAPVGLDPQFRALFDAAGDDRGRLRAIVDQIASLTDTSARWLHARLTA; the protein is encoded by the coding sequence ATGAGTCGCAGCGCACCGCCTGAACCGGATCCGGCCCCTCCGACCGGTGCCCCCGAGGCAGACACCGGCCACGTCCCCGGCTATGCCCCGGCGGACCTCGAGCGCTGGGCGCCCGAGCCCGACAAGCGGCCGGGCCGGACCGCCTTCCAGCGGGACCGGGCGCGGGTGCTGCACTCCGCCGCGCTGCGCAGACTGGCCGGGAAGACCCAGGTGGTGCCCGCCGCACCGGCCGCCGACCCCGGCCCGGCCGGGCGCGCCCTGGCCTTCGACGCCACGCCCCGCACCCGGCTGACCCACTCCCTGGAGTGCGCCCAGGTGGGCCGTGAGCTGGGGGCCGCCCTCGGCTGCGACCCCGATCTGGTGGAGACGGCCTGCCTCGCCCATGACCTCGGCCATCCGCCGTTCGGGCACAACGGCGAGCGGGTGCTCAATGAGATCGCCGAGCCCTGCGGCGGCTTCGAGGGAAACGCGCAGTCGCTGCGGCTGCTGGCCCGGCTCGAACCGAAGCGGTTCGTGCCCGGCCTGGAGGCCGGTGAGCCGGTGAGCGTCGGCCTCAACCTCACCCGCGCCGCGCTGGACGCCGCCACCAAGTACCCCTGGCCGCGCGGCGGCCATCCGTACAGCCCCCGCTCCCCGAAATTCGGGGTCTACGAGGACGACCTCCCGATCTTCGCCTGGTACCGGCAGGGCGCCCCCGACGGCCGTACGACCTTCGAGGCCCAGGTCATGGACTGGGCCGACGACGTCGCCTACTCCGTGCACGACGTCGAGGACGGGCTGCACGCGGGCCATCTCGACCCCGCGAGCCTGCTCGCCGAGCCCGAGCGCCGCGAGGTCTTCGCCGTCGCCGCCGATCGCTACGCCCCGGGGGCCGAGCCCAGAGAGCTGGCCGAGGCGCTGGACCGGCTGCTGGGCCAGGAGTGGTGGCCGCACCGCTACGACGGCTCGTCCGTCGCCCAGGCCCGCCTCAAGGACGCCACCAGCCAGCTCATCGGCCGCTTCTGCCTGGCCGCCGAGGGCGCCACCCGCGCGGCGTACGGCACGGGCCGCTTCACCCGCTACCACGCCGAGCTGGTCGTCCCCCGCGCCGCCCGCCTGGAGTGCGCGGTCCTCAAGGCGGTCGCCGACCGGTATGTCATCCAGCGCGCCGACCAGGAGCTGGTCCGGGCCGATCAGCGCGTCGTCATCGCCGAGCTGGGCGATGCCCTGATCGCCCGCGCCCCAGTCGGCCTGGACCCCCAGTTCCGCGCGCTCTTCGACGCGGCGGGGGACGACCGGGGCCGGCTGCGGGCGATCGTCGACCAGATCGCCTCCCTGACCGACACCTCGGCCCGGTGGCTCCACGCCCGGCTCACCGCGTGA
- a CDS encoding sirohydrochlorin chelatase translates to MTPHSGSPGPDSTTDFDSAQRLMIRFTAQLTTQLDRLGHGNRSGSGQGRRDRPPTLVAVAHGSRDPEALRTVTALLDRVRALRPGLPVRLGHIELNQPLLADTLAALRGEAVLVPLLLSRGYHTKQDIPDAIAAAPHLAARIAAPLGPDPLLAEALHARLAEAGRRVGAPYGTGVEAPYGTGAAGVAAPHRAGVVLAAAGSRDPDAAVDVARTAALLSARLGGVPVLPGYASGSGPTVPEAVRALAALGHDRIAVASYFTAPGRFATQCANATPAAHTTPGVAAAPLGAHPAVARLVVRRYEQAIASAPLSPPAATVGV, encoded by the coding sequence ATGACGCCCCACTCCGGTTCTCCTGGCCCCGACAGCACGACGGACTTCGACAGTGCCCAGCGGCTCATGATCCGGTTCACCGCACAGCTCACCACCCAGCTCGACCGGCTGGGCCACGGCAACCGCTCCGGCAGCGGCCAGGGCCGCCGCGACCGGCCGCCGACGCTCGTCGCCGTCGCCCACGGCAGCCGGGACCCCGAGGCGCTGCGCACCGTGACCGCACTCCTGGACCGCGTCCGCGCGCTCCGCCCCGGACTGCCCGTACGCCTCGGCCATATCGAGCTCAACCAGCCGCTGCTGGCCGACACGCTGGCCGCGCTGCGCGGTGAGGCCGTGCTCGTCCCGCTGCTCCTGAGCCGTGGCTACCACACCAAACAGGACATCCCGGACGCCATCGCCGCCGCGCCCCACCTGGCCGCCCGGATCGCCGCCCCGCTCGGCCCGGACCCGCTGCTCGCCGAGGCGCTGCACGCCCGGCTGGCGGAGGCAGGCCGCCGCGTCGGGGCTCCGTACGGGACAGGTGTCGAGGCTCCGTACGGGACAGGAGCCGCGGGCGTCGCGGCTCCGCACCGGGCGGGCGTCGTCCTGGCCGCGGCGGGCTCCCGCGACCCGGACGCGGCCGTCGACGTGGCCCGGACCGCCGCCCTGCTCAGTGCCCGGCTCGGCGGTGTGCCCGTCCTGCCCGGCTACGCCTCCGGCTCCGGGCCCACCGTGCCCGAGGCCGTACGGGCCCTGGCCGCGCTCGGCCATGACCGGATCGCGGTCGCCTCCTACTTCACCGCGCCCGGCCGCTTCGCCACCCAGTGCGCGAACGCCACCCCGGCCGCGCACACCACCCCCGGGGTCGCGGCCGCCCCGCTCGGCGCCCACCCGGCGGTGGCGCGCCTCGTAGTGCGCCGTTACGAACAGGCCATCGCCTCTGCGCCCTTGTCACCCCCGGCGGCTACCGTCGGTGTATGA
- a CDS encoding molybdopterin oxidoreductase family protein: MAHVPGEHSPAPDPAPVDTHCPYCSLQCGMTLRPTPPDRGSGGTPGSVEVIERTAFPVNRGALCGKGRTAPAVLSSRVRLTEPLVRRPDSGRLEPATWEEALDRIAEGLEATGRAHGRDAVGVFGGGGLTNEKAYALGKFARVVLGTSQIDYNGRFCMSSAAAAHQRAFGLDRGLPFPLADVARTGCVVLVGSNLAETMPPALRYLTELKEAGGRLIVVDPRRTRTAEQADLHLAPRPGTDLALALGLLHLVVAEGRVDEEFVERRTSGWPEARAAAMAHWPELVERITGVPVPDLRKAVTMFCDAENSMVLTARGPEQQSKGTDTVGAWINLCLATGRAGRPLSGYGCLTGQGNGQGGREHGQKADQLPGYRKLADPAARAHVAAVWGVEPDALPGPGRSAYELLDALGRDVRALLLMGSNPLVSAPRAAHVESRLRSLDFLAVADVVLSETAALADVVLPVAQWAEETGTMTNLEGRVILRRAALTPPPGVRTDLSVLSGLAARLGWEKGFPADAEEVFEELRRASAGGPADYSGITYRRIAEEDGVFWPCPENAEETAGTGTEGTKEAEGTHSEGAERPGPHPGTPRLFLDRFATDDGRARFAPVSHRPAAEEPDAAYPVLLTTGRVLAQYQSGAQTRRVAELNEAAPGPYVQLHPLLAERLGAAEGVPIAVVSRRGRAVAPARISRDIRPDTVFMPFHWAGPGRANTVTNPALDPVSRMPEFKVCAVRLELAEG, from the coding sequence ATGGCGCACGTTCCCGGGGAGCACTCCCCCGCCCCCGACCCCGCCCCCGTCGACACGCACTGCCCTTACTGTTCGCTGCAGTGCGGGATGACGCTGCGCCCAACGCCGCCGGACCGCGGGTCGGGCGGCACACCGGGCAGCGTCGAGGTCATCGAACGCACCGCCTTCCCCGTCAACCGCGGCGCGCTCTGCGGTAAGGGCCGCACCGCGCCCGCTGTGCTCTCCTCCCGGGTGCGTCTGACCGAGCCGCTGGTCCGCCGCCCTGACTCCGGTCGGCTCGAACCGGCCACCTGGGAGGAGGCCCTCGACCGGATCGCCGAGGGCCTGGAGGCCACCGGCCGGGCGCACGGCCGCGACGCCGTGGGGGTCTTCGGCGGCGGCGGGCTGACGAACGAGAAGGCGTACGCGCTGGGGAAGTTCGCCCGGGTGGTGCTCGGCACCTCGCAGATCGACTACAACGGCCGGTTCTGCATGTCCTCGGCCGCCGCCGCCCATCAGCGGGCCTTCGGGCTGGACCGCGGGCTGCCGTTCCCGCTGGCGGACGTGGCCCGCACCGGATGCGTCGTCCTGGTCGGCTCGAACCTGGCCGAGACCATGCCGCCCGCGCTGCGCTATCTGACCGAGCTGAAGGAGGCGGGCGGCCGGCTGATCGTGGTCGACCCCCGGCGCACTCGTACGGCGGAGCAGGCGGATCTGCATCTGGCGCCGCGGCCCGGTACCGATCTCGCGCTCGCGCTGGGGCTGCTGCACCTGGTGGTCGCGGAGGGCCGGGTGGACGAGGAGTTCGTCGAACGGCGCACCAGCGGCTGGCCCGAGGCGCGGGCCGCCGCGATGGCCCACTGGCCGGAGCTGGTGGAGCGGATCACGGGCGTCCCCGTCCCTGACCTCCGTAAGGCGGTCACGATGTTCTGCGACGCCGAGAACTCGATGGTGCTGACGGCGCGGGGCCCCGAGCAGCAGTCCAAGGGCACCGACACCGTCGGCGCGTGGATCAACCTGTGCCTGGCCACCGGCCGCGCGGGCCGCCCGCTCTCCGGCTACGGCTGCCTGACCGGCCAGGGCAACGGCCAAGGCGGCCGCGAACACGGCCAGAAGGCCGATCAGCTGCCCGGCTACCGCAAGCTGGCCGACCCGGCCGCGCGCGCCCATGTGGCGGCCGTATGGGGCGTGGAGCCCGACGCCCTCCCCGGGCCGGGGCGCAGCGCGTACGAACTCCTGGACGCGCTCGGACGGGACGTCCGGGCGCTGCTGCTGATGGGCTCCAATCCGCTGGTCTCCGCCCCGCGCGCGGCCCATGTGGAGTCCCGGCTGCGGTCGCTGGACTTCCTGGCGGTCGCCGACGTCGTGCTCTCGGAGACCGCCGCGCTCGCCGATGTGGTCCTGCCGGTGGCCCAGTGGGCCGAGGAGACCGGGACCATGACCAACCTGGAGGGCCGGGTCATCCTCCGCCGGGCGGCGCTCACCCCGCCGCCGGGCGTCCGGACGGATCTGTCGGTGCTGAGCGGGCTCGCGGCCCGGCTCGGCTGGGAGAAGGGGTTCCCGGCCGACGCGGAGGAGGTCTTCGAGGAGCTGCGGCGGGCCTCCGCCGGGGGCCCGGCGGACTACTCGGGCATCACGTACCGGAGGATCGCGGAGGAGGACGGGGTGTTCTGGCCCTGTCCGGAGAACGCGGAGGAGACCGCCGGTACGGGCACAGAGGGGACCAAGGAGGCCGAGGGGACCCATTCGGAGGGCGCCGAGCGGCCCGGTCCGCATCCCGGTACACCGCGGCTGTTCCTCGACCGGTTCGCCACCGACGACGGGCGGGCCCGCTTCGCCCCCGTCAGCCATCGCCCGGCCGCCGAGGAGCCGGACGCCGCGTATCCGGTGCTGCTGACGACGGGCCGGGTGCTGGCCCAGTACCAGTCGGGCGCCCAGACCCGGCGGGTCGCCGAGCTCAACGAGGCCGCGCCCGGCCCCTACGTCCAGCTCCATCCGCTGCTCGCCGAGCGGCTGGGGGCGGCCGAGGGCGTGCCGATCGCGGTGGTCTCCCGGCGCGGCCGCGCCGTGGCCCCGGCCCGCATCAGCCGGGACATCCGGCCGGACACGGTGTTCATGCCGTTCCACTGGGCGGGGCCGGGGCGGGCCAACACGGTGACGAATCCGGCGCTGGATCCGGTGTCGCGGATGCCGGAGTTCAAGGTGTGCGCGGTGCGGCTGGAGCTGGCCGAGGGCTGA
- a CDS encoding adenosine deaminase translates to MRPIPTAELHLHIEGTLEPDLAFALAERNGVELPYATQEELRAAYSFSDLQDFLNLYYALMTVLRTEDDFADLTHAYLARAREQGVRHAEIFFDPQAHTARGVEIDAVIRGIGRALDAAPGTYGITTRLIMCFLRDESAESALETFEAARPHLDRIAAVGLDSAEVGNPPSRFREVYALAREAGLKCVAHAGEEGPPAYVWEALDILGVDRVDHGVRSLEDEALVARLVADRTPLTVCPLSNVRLRVVDRLEDHPLPAMLDAGLLVTVNSDDPAYFGGYVADNLTAVRDALGLDETALRTLARNSFEAAFLDEETRAAYLKEVDGWAR, encoded by the coding sequence ATGCGCCCGATCCCCACCGCAGAGCTCCATCTCCACATCGAGGGCACCCTGGAGCCCGATCTGGCCTTCGCGCTCGCCGAGCGCAACGGAGTCGAGCTGCCGTACGCCACCCAGGAGGAGCTGCGGGCCGCGTACTCCTTCAGCGATCTGCAGGACTTCCTGAACCTCTACTACGCGCTGATGACCGTACTGCGCACCGAGGACGACTTCGCCGACCTCACCCACGCCTATCTCGCCCGCGCCCGTGAGCAGGGTGTGCGCCATGCCGAGATCTTCTTCGACCCGCAGGCGCACACCGCGCGCGGCGTCGAGATCGATGCCGTCATCCGCGGGATCGGCCGCGCGCTGGACGCGGCGCCGGGGACGTACGGCATCACCACGCGCCTGATCATGTGCTTCCTGCGCGACGAGAGCGCCGAGTCGGCCCTGGAGACGTTCGAGGCGGCCCGCCCCCACCTGGACCGGATCGCGGCCGTCGGCCTGGACTCGGCGGAGGTCGGGAATCCGCCGTCGAGGTTCCGCGAGGTGTACGCGCTCGCGCGGGAGGCCGGGCTGAAGTGTGTCGCGCACGCGGGGGAGGAGGGGCCGCCCGCGTATGTGTGGGAGGCGCTGGACATCCTCGGCGTGGACCGCGTCGACCACGGGGTGCGCTCCCTGGAGGACGAGGCGCTGGTGGCCCGGCTGGTCGCGGACCGCACCCCGCTGACCGTCTGCCCCCTGTCGAACGTCCGGCTGCGCGTCGTGGACCGCCTGGAGGACCATCCGCTGCCCGCGATGCTGGACGCCGGTCTGCTGGTGACGGTCAACTCCGACGACCCCGCCTACTTCGGCGGCTACGTGGCCGACAACCTCACCGCCGTACGGGACGCGCTCGGCCTCGACGAGACCGCTCTGCGCACCCTGGCCCGCAACTCCTTCGAGGCCGCCTTCCTGGACGAGGAGACCCGGGCGGCGTACCTGAAGGAGGTCGACGGCTGGGCCCGCTGA
- a CDS encoding Uma2 family endonuclease codes for MTAILERPMTTEDAPAVEEPRKGPRTEFEELLRTTEELDTPDGYKAELIRGKIVVSPWSRPFYKRHMRSLRLQLAPHVPEGHDADTSPFLFSFPTSERAYGPDLHVADLKAFVGDARHVDGAALSLVAELTSVSTRDVDWQEKLEVYGRHVPVYLVLDMQTEEITAFWDPSDHGYLARMTVPFGKPLPIPAPFGFELETTDFVDEPEEDQEETAE; via the coding sequence GTGACCGCGATATTGGAGCGGCCGATGACCACAGAAGACGCGCCGGCAGTCGAGGAGCCCCGAAAGGGGCCGCGCACTGAGTTCGAGGAACTGCTTCGGACCACGGAAGAACTGGATACACCGGACGGCTACAAGGCCGAGCTCATCAGGGGGAAGATCGTCGTGTCGCCGTGGTCGAGGCCGTTTTACAAGCGGCACATGAGGTCACTGCGCCTGCAGCTCGCGCCCCATGTCCCCGAGGGCCATGACGCCGATACCTCCCCCTTTCTCTTCAGCTTCCCCACATCCGAGCGTGCCTACGGCCCGGATCTTCACGTCGCGGACCTGAAGGCATTCGTGGGTGACGCGCGCCATGTGGACGGCGCGGCGCTGTCCCTCGTCGCCGAGCTCACGTCCGTCTCCACCCGGGATGTCGACTGGCAGGAGAAGCTCGAGGTCTACGGTCGCCATGTGCCGGTCTACCTCGTGCTCGACATGCAGACCGAAGAGATCACGGCTTTCTGGGACCCTTCGGACCACGGCTATCTCGCCCGTATGACGGTCCCGTTCGGCAAGCCGCTGCCCATCCCCGCGCCGTTCGGCTTCGAGCTCGAGACAACCGATTTCGTGGATGAGCCCGAAGAGGACCAGGAGGAAACCGCCGAGTAG
- a CDS encoding SanA/YdcF family protein, whose product MLGWARRRLPRTRRGWRRLVQGGVLVCVLALLPATWLRLSTDDRIHTVADVPSAPVGVVFGAGLWNGEPSPYLAHRLDAAVRLYQAGRVRALLVTGDNSRHDYDEPDAMRAYLVKRGVPDRRIVSDFAGFDTWDSCSRARRVFGVHKAVLVSQGFHVRRALALCGAAGIDAYGVAVDEPHDVTWYFGGTREVVAAGKAALDAAFEPDPHFLGPRERGIERALAGRGASGSR is encoded by the coding sequence ATGCTGGGGTGGGCGCGGAGGCGGTTGCCGCGGACGCGGCGGGGGTGGCGGCGGCTGGTGCAGGGAGGCGTTCTCGTCTGCGTACTGGCCCTGCTCCCCGCGACCTGGCTGCGGCTGAGCACGGACGACCGGATCCATACGGTCGCCGATGTGCCCTCGGCCCCGGTGGGCGTGGTCTTCGGGGCGGGGCTGTGGAACGGGGAGCCGTCGCCGTATCTGGCGCACCGGCTGGACGCCGCCGTACGGCTCTACCAGGCCGGCAGGGTTCGTGCGCTGCTGGTCACCGGGGACAACAGCCGCCATGACTACGACGAACCGGACGCGATGCGCGCCTATCTCGTCAAGCGCGGGGTCCCGGACCGGCGGATCGTGAGCGACTTCGCGGGGTTCGACACCTGGGACTCCTGCAGCCGGGCCCGGCGGGTCTTCGGGGTGCACAAGGCGGTGCTGGTCAGCCAGGGGTTCCATGTGCGGCGGGCGCTGGCGCTGTGCGGGGCGGCGGGGATCGACGCGTACGGGGTCGCGGTCGACGAGCCGCACGATGTGACCTGGTACTTCGGTGGGACGCGGGAGGTCGTGGCGGCGGGCAAGGCGGCCCTGGACGCGGCGTTCGAGCCGGATCCGCACTTTCTGGGGCCGCGGGAGCGGGGGATCGAGCGGGCCCTGGCGGGGCGGGGGGCCTCCGGCTCCCGCTGA
- the cutA gene encoding divalent-cation tolerance protein CutA, with product MADYLTVLTTTDTPEKAEALARGAIEARLAACAQISQPVTSVYRWEGEVETAAEWQVLFKTTAARYDELEAHIREAHDYETPEVIAMPIVNGSEDYLAWVVSETTIG from the coding sequence GTGGCCGACTACCTGACCGTACTGACCACCACCGACACCCCCGAGAAGGCCGAGGCGCTGGCCCGCGGGGCGATCGAGGCCCGGCTGGCGGCCTGTGCGCAGATCAGCCAGCCCGTGACATCCGTGTACCGGTGGGAGGGGGAGGTCGAGACGGCGGCCGAGTGGCAGGTGCTGTTCAAGACCACCGCCGCGCGCTACGACGAGCTGGAGGCCCATATCCGCGAGGCGCACGACTACGAGACGCCCGAGGTCATCGCGATGCCCATCGTGAACGGCAGCGAGGACTATCTGGCGTGGGTGGTGTCGGAGACCACGATCGGCTGA
- a CDS encoding cupin → MDDLTTLARHHLDQAKADPHGRSAHLFLHDGPLRQSVIAMVSGCELDEHNAPPAASLQVLHGHVRLTGGGDRMDLIAGQVQEIPHERHGLRALEDSVVLLTAVTATHGCPTPYEDAATA, encoded by the coding sequence ATGGATGACCTCACCACGCTCGCGCGCCACCATCTGGACCAGGCCAAGGCCGATCCGCACGGGCGCAGCGCACATCTGTTCCTGCACGACGGCCCGCTGCGGCAGAGCGTGATCGCCATGGTCTCCGGCTGCGAGCTCGATGAGCACAACGCTCCTCCGGCGGCCAGTCTCCAGGTGCTGCACGGACATGTACGGCTGACCGGTGGCGGCGACCGGATGGATCTCATCGCGGGCCAGGTGCAGGAGATCCCGCATGAGCGGCACGGGTTGCGGGCGTTGGAGGACTCGGTGGTACTGCTGACCGCCGTGACCGCCACACATGGCTGTCCCACCCCCTACGAGGACGCGGCCACCGCCTGA